A window of Pseudochaenichthys georgianus chromosome 11, fPseGeo1.2, whole genome shotgun sequence genomic DNA:
CTGGAAACATGATGCAGGGCATTCATCCAACAAAAGGAGGCATGATGTTATCAGCGCAGGATTGTCTCAAGCATTCCTCCCTGTGGCACCATCCAGATACTGTCCCCTATTATAGCAACACAGGGATTAACCTCACCAGGTATTTTatacagaggggacatttaaaagcacttttgaatgcaaAGTAGGCATACCATCCAGGGCATTATTAACCACTGGCTGGCCTCAGACTGGCAATACACAGAGGACAACAGCAGCTCACGGCtgggaagaagaagaggagaatGGCTCTGGTGAAAGGATAACACTGGACACTGCTGTCCCTGTTGCTATGACAATGGGTGTAGTTTCATAATCTGTGATTCCCCTGAAAGCAATCTCCCTTTATAAAAACTATGATAACTGCCGTGGCTCCCTGTGCTTTGGGGAGGGAACATTGCCTCAGCATTCATACATGGTGACTACCTTTATTGCCCCCCCATCTCTAAAACAACAATATAAAATTATATTTCAATGTATAGTATAGAACCTACCAACACAATGTAATATTATGGTATTTACGAAATTATGAAGTTTAATATAAATACACTGAATAATTGAGCTGATGTTCATACAGCAATTATACATAtagacatacatacatacaaacataaatGATATGTTCAAGAAATAACATGTAACATGTTATTGAAACTCATATGTAAACTCCAAACTACTGTTTGTGTAATTATAATTAATAAATTATGTTACGTATATTCATTGTTCTATTTTTTTAGTTTTGTTTCCTTTGTATATTTATTGTTGGGCAAATACATCTGGAGTATTCGACAAAAAAATAACAATGACAGGTAAACTCCCATGGTAAACTTCAACAAATGACAAAGGTAATTCATGAACATGGGTAAAGCGTCCCCTAGCGTTGATTTAGGGCAAAGACTGTTTATCTTGGGCTTTCTTGGATACGGAACCTTTGTTCGTGCATGTTTCCAGTCGGTGTGGATTCATATAAGCACCGGATTCATAATGTCGAGGCACCTTCGTTTCATTTCGCGGACAGTGATGGTCCAAGACCTCAACGTTGAACAGGCGTACAAGACTTTAACCAGGTCAGGTTCATGCTTTTAATATGAAACATTTTTTAAAGACAACTGTTATCTATTGGACGacaagctaatgttagctaagtTAACGTTAGCCTTCCGCTCAATGTCACAGAGCTGCGCCTGCGCAGTCGTTTTAAGGAGAGCATAATATTGTTTATACACGCTTTTAGATGTTTTTAGGAATGTTGTGAGTTAGACAAAGAGGTAATGAGGATAACGTACACTTCACTAAAAGGTGTTTCAAGTCTAGAGCATGTTAATCACCATACTAGCAATGTATGACATTGTGTCGTACTATATCATGGCCAAGAAATTCGACTGAGCATAATAGCAATCTCACATTGAAACTGAAGTTTAAAATATCATCCATGAGTTGTTCAATAAACACATCTGATAGGTAAAGTTTAAATAAtcaattaaaattaaaattgaTGGAAAGTATTGGTCTCGATGCTGTCCTAGCTTTGATTATGttctttaaaaagaaatgtgtaAACATTACCTATGAGAAAATTATAAATCCATTGAACGTTTTCTATGCACTACTTTTACATTTCAGTTGAATGGGCTGACTGAGTCTTTAGTATTGGCTATTAACATTTACCTGTTGGGAATGCAACCCCAAGTGTCAGCTCTTCACATGTTTTCTCTACATACCCCAGGCTTCTGACTCGGGACGGCATTATTGAAACAGTGAAGCGCAAGCGGTACTGCGAGAAGCCCTGCCAAGAGCGTCAGCGGAGGAGCTTTGAGACCTGCAGGCGGATCTACTCAACAGAAATGGGCAGGAAAATTACCTTCATCTCCAGGAAAAACCGAGAGGATCCCTGGCTTGGCTGCTAGTGAAATGGAGTATGATGAAACATGACATTTTCTATGGACCTGTTGAGATAGGGCCAGCAATGTGGAAAACCCCATCAAGATCATGTCCCTTGCTTCTAAATGGACTTTGGTAATACTGATGACTGTATTTCATTGTTCAACAGTAAAAGGAATACGATGTGTATATGTGCATTTATTGTCAAGTCAACTTTggatttttgtttttcattttctcCACAAAAAAGGTGGCATTAAAAATTGCATTGCTTGTATTCACTTTTGGTTGTGATGAGCAGATTAATGACAACTTGTTTGAAGACATTTTGTATCTTGAATCTTCCCACACAACCTTGCTATTGAAAAAGCTCAAACATTTACCATAAAACCTTTTGGTGAACAAGAATTTCTCAGCTAAActggtatttaaaaaaatgtcctCTTATAAGTAAAAAAACCAAGATTTTCAGTTTTACATGATGTAAAATAGAGAAAGGCAGGAAATCATGTCATATGTTAAAGAGTGAAAGAAGCGCTTTCTGACATTTCTGCATGAAAAATGATAATTAACAattattatcaaaatagttgGCTATATATTTTTTAGCTGACTTACTTGATGAAGCTCTGCATACCAGTATACCTTGCAAGTTGGATGTGACTTCATCGGCTGGATGAACTCAACCAATGCGGGTTAGTTTTTGTGTGGGGCTCGGTCAGCAGTGTTTCCTGCTGTTAATTAATTTAAGGTCACGACTGCACAGTATGGTGTTAATACCCGCAGAGGAAGTCGACCACCTCCCATAAACTTCATTAAGTGAGCAATATTGGCCACACAAATCTGTCAGACCCCGAGCTTTAGCCACAGGTGGCTGTAATGTTTGCTCTAGTTTTCATAATACAGGGGAAGTTAAACATTTGCAGCATGTTCATTTGTTTCAGAGGttaccaggggcctatactacgaacctggttcaacctaacctggatatgtttgagttagccggttggcctaatccaaaacatacgcgctctcgctaaactgtactacgacgctggttatcaagtggatcgctcaagccagccgtgtcctatctagttaggtgcgcgttcacatgaaaggggtggtatctggagcattcgaccaatcacaaacatggagaagcgtactgacagcgcagcgtcatacttcctgaatgaaaagtgaactttaatactagtcaaaaatgaagaagttaaactttaaacatccatgacttaaacactttatccaggatcaaagccacatagctgcacctgcaaggtgaatacagctggaaaaagaaaaagtgtttgaatgcgtacattaacaggtttatgatatcactgccccgtctaaaacacgatctgactttaattacatttgtctcgagtgtttcgtcaacttatgtgttgcttaaaataatacttctgcatacagtatgtgacactgtgagtgttgcacggccagatacggctcagctgactcagataaggagatatatgatacattatgaagtgatatgccgcggactgtacttaatgtactctgatccggttacttatgttgtggccgatatttaagtaagctttcttaacgctaatgttataatagtcagattgctctgaagatggaggtgatattctattcatgttcacgttcacacagtcggtgatttttgccggccgtctttcctgtatttcctttctcctgtaatatgacttgatcgctttaaactccgcacactgagctctgattggtcagcaggcggtgctttcactgagttgagctcttagcctgcaacctaacctggtcccgaccaggttagctgcttagcatatattaccatggagatctagcctgctaaaaagagaaccagcttcggatgaccggaaagccggagttttccctgaatttagccggctaagcgaaaatcctgcttcgcagtataccccccaggtcatGTTGATGTCCTGTtgaatgttagtcaatgggtgTCCTTGTGAGGACTCTGAGCGCTGAAGTTAGCTTTTAGATAAAAACAGTTATATGAATATTTCATGCTGTCTGTTAATATAAATCTGTAATCCGTAAGTGTTTTATATCAGCCAAGGGGAGCACATAAGGTGTTGGGTCTGTGTTACTCCTGCTGTCTTTATAACAAACATAGGTTGGGCATTATTGTGATTGTGAAACttgcaaatgttttttttggcCCTTTCCCAAGTTTCGCATTAAAAAACACTGACACTTCCCTATCACTGGAACAGAACAAACAACATGTGGGCAGAAGAAAAGCACATCACTGCTTTAAATACCTTTTTTGACCGCCACGGTGCCACCTGTACAGTACACTCAAAAACCTGATCACACCTGATTAGAAACACGGGCAGCAATTCTCTGTCCTCCCTGAACATATCCAACAGCAACAGTATTACACTTTAATGTTGTCTAATTTCAAATGTCTAATTAAGATGAGACTCGGCTTTTAGAGATGGCCACAATCCATGACCACTCATAAATGTGCCTTGTGTGAAAAGCCAATTTTAACTTATTATCTCCACCAATGCAAAATAGTGTACCAAAGAGGCTTCATAATGAGTTAGGAATTATTTTCTTATTCTTAATTATTTTCAATATCATCAACCAAACTTGCATGTACTTTTTTGCAGCATAAAGACCTGTCAGTATTTGCCACTATTGTTTGTACTACCTCTTTCACCTGATAGCTGTTTGTTCTGATCATATCTATACAAATATCTGTTTTGCAATCAAAACATCTCGGAACAAAATGTCCTTAAGATAAATGTAGGAACATGAATCCTGCCTGTTTTCATAGATCTCCTGATAAAAAAGAACACACAATCTAAGGAACATCTTTGATCTGCCgatatatactgtatagtcACCCATTGTGAGAATGCTTGGAAACGGATTTGTCTTGGGAGCTCTGGACAACTTGTATTAAGTAATTTGTGTAGCAATTACAATTCAATATGGTTTAAACTATAAATGTATTTCATACCAGTCTCGTCAGTGGGTTTACTGCCTTGCCAGTACCTGTTACTTGTTCCCTGAACAAATAAAACTAATTATCATTTGACATTATGATCATCATGACCATATGGCTGTTGTTTTGTAAGCAACCTTGGTAGCTATTAAAGTATTTGCCTCAGGCTCCTGCAGGTAgcagcattttatttttgtatccaaCAAAAAGGTATTTACTCTTTGGCAAATTGCAATGGTAATATGTAAGTATGTAAGACTGTGTCCCAAGCTATCTTTCCTCTGATAGGCCTATGATGCATCATCTCATAAACGTCTCGGAGGTCGCATTTGGCTTAATTTGCTGAAGGGGTGTGCACTACTCCTTAAATGTACAGCCATAAATGCGTTTAAAACAATATGCGTTGATCTTCTGCTGGAATTTCTTAATGACTTTACTTTTATGATCATTTGGGAGAATGTGGACGGATTTAAAAGGGCTTGCTTGCCATAGAAGTATTGTTGAATTGTACAAATTAATGTGTCTTTTGGCCACTAAAATTGTTTTATAATTTCATGTTTATTGACACCTTAGGATTTGTGTTCACATATCTAGCTTGTCTTACAATCAGTGGGTATTTTTTTGAGAAATAAAAAACAACTTTACATGAAAGTAGACACAAACATATTCATAATCAGTTTTAATGTGcagtgttttattgtgttgctctCAAAATACAGCCAGACCAATAGCAGCGAAAAGAGTAACAGCAAAAGACTATTGGTActaataaaaaataacaaaattgTAAAACGAGTGAGGTCAATAATATGAAAAACCCCAATCAGAAAGACATGTGATCATGCAGTTAATTCTAACATAAGTATTGTAACTTAACCGCTAAGCAGGCCAAATGCTTTTGATTTGCATACTAAAATGTCGTGCACATGCTGTATCTGCCGCGTGCTGACTTGTTTCTCTCGATTTCACCAGCAGCCACACCACCAACACGTGCGGCAGAGCGAGGTGCGTCGGCATCTACTCATATACCAGCCAATCAGCGCTGCGGATGCTGCTGATAGGTCAACCTTCGTAGCCAATGAGGGACAAGCGCGAGTCCCCTTCAGCCAATCGCGGCTCCCTGCATGCACTGCACGTGTAGTGTCCGTGTTTTGCTCCGTGGGTACATTTTCTAACAGGTTGGGTATCTGACAAAGTAGACGACACAGGAACAGAGAGTAGAAGAAGGAGCAGGGTGGGACTCACTGCGTCTAAACTGTATCTACGCATCTATCTCTACGAAGCGTTAACTTTGTTAAGGTTACATCTGTAAGGAGTGTCATTGTTTAACTTGGACAAAATAGTTAAACGTGCCTTCTCTCGCGGAGCTGTATTATTTTTACCGATTTTCTAAATCAACTTCTGCTCCAACCTTAAGGTAATACTTGTCTCCATACAACTGTTTTACAGAACGTACTTTGTTTGTCAAAATCCATTCTTAAATTGTTAGTTCAAATATGATACGTAGTCACTTTATTTGTCATAACAATTTTTTCAGAATCGACGCACTTTCATATATTGTGATATATAGGATAGGTAGCCTTAATGAACAATATCAAGTTTCTTAATAGTTAAGGATGTAAaggtcatattttatatttgtgtgtgctTGTTGTTTGACTTAAACTAAGAAATAGTGTGTAACCAGCAACCACGTTATACCTATGTTGTCTTAAATTATCAAATTAAATGTCCTTGACAACAGTCATGAAAAACATGCTGAAAACAAGACTTAATCTCAAACAATATATGAGGCAATAGGTGTGTTATTGATGTTGAAGTTTCATGAGGTAATCAGTGGAGGTAAGCATCTGTTCCCAGATGACAAGTGTCCTGAACCGTGGTGTACGTGCACAGACACGGACACAcgcctctcttttttttttttttaattacagtGAATACCAGAATCTCATGGTGAAACTGCAAAAGTGGACACGCTTAGTCCTACAGTAGCCCATCCTTAGTCTGCCTTCTTTCTATATGAAAATGATGTTGATAATCCAACAAAAGGTATCGTTTGCCTTGTTCTCATCTCGATTATATTCTACTGAGACTTGGTGAACACATCACAGCTATTGGCAACAAACACCATTTCTAATTGGTGATGCgtgatcatagactgtatagtgCGTGATACTGCCAAAAGGTACATCAATACAATGTTTAATGTATTCTAAAAAGAAGAAAGATGAAGATATTTTTTGACCTTTCATTTAGACAGTAGCACATGGATGGACATTTCTTTAAAAAagaattttttatatttttttttactggAAGACATCAACATATTTCCTTTAGTACAAAGTTAACTAATAATGTAATACTGTAACCCTATTTGATTTAGCCCAGTCCCAGAATTTGAACTGAATGAGTTGTATTTTGACGTTATTATCTTTCTGTCTCCACAGATGAATTCCTTGGGTAGTTCTTCCAAATGGCCATCTTATGACTCACTGTCCTCCAACTCGAGTATGCTCTTCAGTGAGAGTGAGCAGACTGACGATGAAGCAGATGTCTTCTCAGAGGGAGAAGGGGACAGTAGAGGAAACAAGTCCCTCTCAGGGGATGAAAGAATCACACGCTGCCCTGAAAAAACTAAGCATTCCGtctcttctcctgctgatgccaCGTTAGGCTCATCTCCTGTAACACCAGGGGACCTGGCCTTCGCTCAGAAAGTGAGAACCCGCCAAAAGATTCTAATATTTGTTATAAGTTGGTTTTTTATTAACTTAATTAGTAAAGCTAATCTTTCTTCTTATTCTTCCAGGTTAGAGATTTGCGGAGGTTTATCTGTCCTTTGGTTGAGCTTCTGCACGGACTGAAAACTGGAAGATTTGACAAAGGTATGTGTTTGTGCAATATTCAACTTTATGACCATCACCTCCAAAGTTGTATTGTTATTACAGTGCCATACATGTTTTGACATTtggatttacttttttttttattgttgcaGGTCTATCAAGTTTCCAGCAGAGTGTTGCAATAGACAGGTTGCAGAGAATACTTGGGATTCTGCAGAGGCCAGAAATGGGGTAAGACTAGCTGCAAGCCTAATATTATCATTGTAGTAACAATCGGGACACTGTCATGCTTATACATAAAGAGTCCTGTCATTAATGCTTGTCCCTGAACTATTTTTGTCCTGCAGTGAGAAATACCTACAAAACCTGCTGCAGATAGAGATGATGCTCAAAATATGGTTCCCTCGGGTGGAATTTCAGTCCAAAGTAATACCGAGCCATACACCCACGCCCACGTTCCGACCACACTGGAGACAGAATCAACTCCACATGCCCGTTAAGGTGAGCTTCATATTAGATGTCACCTTTGCTACCAATGAAAGTGCATGGTCCACATGACCCTGAGATGTTAAAATGTCGAAACTAAACTTTTGACACAACGTTTTCTTTGGAACCAACAAGCATCCAtttgaaatatatattataaCAACACTGATAAAAATAGATGAAAAGAGAATGAAAacaatattattttaaagaTTTGGTGAATGATATAAGACACTTAAAGATAATATTCAGCAGAGGATGCAAAGACTGCAAGCTTTAACTAAGTCTTTCTTGGTTTAATAGCTGTCAAAATTCAGTTGATAAGAATGGTTTCTTAAATCTGGTGAAGGTGAAATGATCTGTAGTTTTCCTTTGAGACCTTGGTTTATTATGGTTCTTATTTTTGGTGTTTCTTTTCTGTTCCAGAAGAGAAAGCTGAGCTGGTCAGACCCCGAAGACTACAGCAAAATCCCAACCAAGCGCACGCACAATCAACATGAGAGCTGCTTGGCTGCGACCCCACTTAACACCGCTTCCACGTGTCTTCCTGGATCACCCAAAAAACAGAGAAGTCCAGAGGACAAAACCAAAAAACCAGCTGAGGAACACAAGGGTACATTCAACAgttgcactttaagcagaagaGGGGTACATGAGAATCAAGGGCAGTCTGAGGTTTCTCTGCCCTCCTCTTGTGAAAGCCTTGCTACACAAGACAGCTCCGTGTCCTCAAGTGACATCTTGACCACAGCTGACTCCACTTCGCAGGCCTGAGCTGACCTTGCTGCCACATGGAGGTGCAACTGAATGCTTGCCATAGGGCGGACTTCATTACATAAGGATTAAGTTTGGCACAGTGCCAGTCCTTTTTGGCTGTAAGGCATGTAAACGGAAGAGGAGGAATAGAAATGCAAAGAGACACTTATTAACCACTGAATGTCCAGTGCAATTTTGGATTGAATGCACTCTAATCTCTAATCCAAGCAAATGTGTATCGTCTGTCTGTAAAGAGTATCATTTTTGCAGTCATTTACCTTTGAGAATATGTTGGAAATGCTTTAAACACTGGTTAAAAACAggaataatatataaaaaatttaaatatattaataaaGAATTTAGGATggttaaaaatataatttggcAGTTTATTGAATGTAACGTGTTGGTGCAAAGACATGTAGCTGCTGCAAAACAACGTGCCAAACCAAACCATTTTGCATCATCATATCACACCTTACTTCACCACTTTATTTATTAGCTGTTAACACacatacatttgtatttctttgtaaATATAAATAGATGATGGTTACAGATTCAAATGTTGCTGAGGAAATATCAAAACCTAATTGATCGATAATAAATACTTAATACTACTCGTAATTagttttgttaaaaaaaaaatattacatGAATTTTAAGCCATCTTTTGTATATTATTAAGCAAACATATTGTATTTGATCCTCtgtacatttgaaataaatgtaattgCATCTTGGATGATACAGAGGAAATGTACATGTACACCTTTCATCAAAGAGTTGCAcatatatttatacaacaaaacaACTTCCATTCCTGATCTCTTTCTTTGTTTGAAAGCATTCGGCCATTTTCACCATATTATAAATCCGATATCATTCATGTTGAATGGTGTTTCATCTCTGGTGGTTTGACACCAGTCAGCCTTACTTATATGACAGACATAAACCTAACAATACATTTGCCTGAAATATCATTATCAATCATACAAAGAGTCACTATCTTATGTATCAAATGTGGTGCTGTGTAGATGCAAAGATTATTTTCTGAGTgatgttatttaaaatgttgtggAGAGTTGTAGTCTAGTGTTAGGatcttttatttttcaaaatagaaAAACTAAAAGAAGAGTAAAAATGTATTTCTCAATTGTACATCTTCAAGTTTTCTTTGTTGTGGGTATTTTttaaaattttttttttttttaatgaaattactttattgatgattgattgataaatgcacatatttttatatattaaattAATGATGTCCATCAAAATTCAGTGTCTGTTGATTTTCTGGAATTAAAAACACATGTTGGATGAAAAAAAGGTGTCTTGCTTTAATATTGATTCATTATTTGCCAGCTGTTGTGTTGgcaggtgttttttttttttttatttcctttttcttaTAGTGCATGACTTAGAGGCAAATTGAATCGAACACTTAATAATTAATTTTTCTAATTTATCAGTTCATTGATTTTTTCTAATTAAACACTTAAAgtctattattatttttggtAGAGCACACTGCAAACTTTGAAACAGTATCTTGCAAATAAATATTTATACATATGATAAATTAACACTTATACACAGTAAAATGCATTGGAAATGAGTTCCCCATTTATGCACAATTTTCAGTAaaccaaaatgattaaatgcaaACATCTGCTTGAGCTAAAACGCGTATTAATCACGAAATATTCTCTAAATTAAGACCCCACACAGAAAACATACGTATTTTATGACATAAATTACGCACAAATGAATTCTTACTAACTTGTCTATCACACAGCCATGGATGCAGCAGGTGGCGCTATCAGTTATTACCTTCCGTAGCACTGGGTGGCGCCATAATGATGTCGTGTTTGCGGAAGTGTCCTTCATCCCTCCACCAGCGAGGAGTAAACAGTGCTCTAGGATGTTTCAATGCGCTAAGTTTTACCTTTAAATATTAGGTTTGATAAACTACTAGCGCtcatacagagacacacagggataAGTAATATACTAAGACAtctatgaaaacagcataccgAGCATTTAGtgttttgtaacattttaaaagcaGCTAAGAGTGTACTGAAAGGGATGTTTGTGCTACGTTAAGAtagcatgctaagctaagtGCTAGCCCGGGCTAACGTCAGTTTGCCTTTTGGAATGGTAGTGAGCAGCGCGAGCTCCTCCGGACATGGCAGCGGGCGCACG
This region includes:
- the mrps21 gene encoding small ribosomal subunit protein bS21m; protein product: MSRHLRFISRTVMVQDLNVEQAYKTLTRLLTRDGIIETVKRKRYCEKPCQERQRRSFETCRRIYSTEMGRKITFISRKNREDPWLGC
- the ciarta gene encoding circadian associated repressor of transcription a, which produces MNSLGSSSKWPSYDSLSSNSSMLFSESEQTDDEADVFSEGEGDSRGNKSLSGDERITRCPEKTKHSVSSPADATLGSSPVTPGDLAFAQKVRDLRRFICPLVELLHGLKTGRFDKGLSSFQQSVAIDRLQRILGILQRPEMGEKYLQNLLQIEMMLKIWFPRVEFQSKVIPSHTPTPTFRPHWRQNQLHMPVKKRKLSWSDPEDYSKIPTKRTHNQHESCLAATPLNTASTCLPGSPKKQRSPEDKTKKPAEEHKGTFNSCTLSRRGVHENQGQSEVSLPSSCESLATQDSSVSSSDILTTADSTSQA